The following coding sequences are from one Streptomyces angustmyceticus window:
- a CDS encoding aminoglycoside phosphotransferase family protein yields the protein MSTGQMHPGVHPLDEGLVRRLVAGQFPQWAGLTVRRVPSGGTVNAMYRLGDTMVVRLPLVRGGAADLVREREWLPRLAARLPAAVPEVLGAGEPAEGYPWPWSVYRWLAGTNPEAGALDEAEPLAGDLAGFVATMRSLTLPGAPAAHRGGPVASLDASTRAAIEELRGIPQEDVDCDAATAVWEESLRAPDHDGPPVWLHADLMPGNLLVDGGRLTSVIDFGCMGMGDPACDLFPAWNLLPAPARQVFREALGVDDASWARGRGRTLSQALIALPYYRGTNPSMAANARHVIRAVLEER from the coding sequence ATGAGCACAGGGCAGATGCACCCCGGCGTCCATCCCCTCGACGAGGGCCTCGTACGGCGGCTGGTCGCCGGGCAGTTCCCGCAGTGGGCCGGGCTGACGGTGCGGCGGGTGCCGTCCGGCGGCACGGTCAATGCCATGTACCGGCTGGGCGACACCATGGTCGTACGGCTGCCGCTGGTGCGGGGCGGGGCCGCGGACCTGGTGCGGGAACGGGAGTGGCTGCCGCGCCTGGCGGCCCGGCTGCCCGCCGCCGTCCCGGAGGTGCTCGGGGCCGGGGAGCCCGCGGAGGGATATCCGTGGCCGTGGTCCGTGTACCGGTGGCTGGCGGGCACGAACCCCGAGGCCGGAGCACTGGACGAGGCGGAGCCGCTGGCCGGGGACCTGGCCGGGTTCGTGGCGACGATGCGCAGTCTCACTCTGCCGGGGGCGCCGGCGGCCCACCGCGGCGGCCCGGTCGCCTCGCTCGACGCGTCGACCCGGGCGGCGATCGAGGAGCTGCGCGGAATTCCGCAGGAGGACGTCGACTGCGACGCCGCGACCGCCGTGTGGGAGGAGTCGCTGCGGGCCCCGGACCACGACGGGCCGCCGGTGTGGCTGCACGCCGATCTGATGCCGGGCAACCTGCTGGTGGACGGTGGCAGGCTGACCTCGGTGATCGACTTCGGATGCATGGGGATGGGCGATCCGGCCTGCGACCTGTTCCCGGCGTGGAATCTGCTGCCGGCACCGGCGCGGCAGGTCTTCCGCGAGGCTCTCGGCGTGGACGACGCGTCCTGGGCCCGCGGCCGGGGGCGGACGCTCTCACAGGCGCTGATCGCGCTGCCGTACTACCGCGGGACCAACCCGTCGATGGCGGCGAACGCCCGGCATGTGATCCGGGCGGTCCTGGAAGAACGCTGA
- a CDS encoding YbaK/EbsC family protein, with amino-acid sequence MPVPMDAFDEVRPAVRCLDLLSDPVAAAIRSWSGSVPVEELRFVDTDPAVADTALLVDRYGSWLLEQSANCVVVAGKRGGETTLAACLVLSHTRADVNGVVRRHLGARKASFAPMDRAVGESGMEYGGITPIGLPADWPLLVDPAVADTPYALIGSGSRRGKLIVPGKALAELPGATVLEGLGVA; translated from the coding sequence ATGCCCGTGCCGATGGATGCCTTCGACGAGGTCCGGCCCGCCGTGCGGTGCCTGGACCTGCTGTCCGACCCGGTGGCCGCCGCGATCCGCTCCTGGAGCGGGTCGGTACCGGTCGAGGAGCTGCGGTTCGTCGACACGGACCCCGCCGTCGCGGACACCGCGCTGCTCGTCGACCGCTACGGCTCCTGGCTGCTGGAGCAGTCGGCGAACTGCGTGGTGGTGGCCGGCAAGCGCGGCGGCGAGACCACCCTGGCCGCCTGCCTCGTCCTCTCGCACACCCGCGCCGACGTCAACGGCGTGGTGCGGCGTCATCTGGGCGCCCGCAAGGCCTCGTTCGCGCCGATGGACCGGGCGGTGGGGGAGAGCGGGATGGAGTACGGCGGGATCACCCCGATCGGTCTGCCCGCCGACTGGCCGCTGCTGGTGGACCCGGCCGTCGCGGACACCCCGTACGCCCTGATCGGCAGCGGCAGCCGCCGTGGCAAGCTCATCGTTCCCGGCAAGGCACTGGCCGAACTGCCCGGCGCCACGGTCCTGGAGGGGCTGGGCGTCGCCTAG
- a CDS encoding helix-turn-helix domain-containing protein, whose protein sequence is MTDLDQLTQSLAHNLKHWRAERGYTLDALAARAGVSRGMIIQIEQARTNPSVGTTVKIADALGVSITTLLDYEQGPQVRIVTPDEAVRLWSTDAGSSTTLLVGAEAPGPYELWDWRLMPGDSSASDPHPPGTVELLHVRAGTLTLIVDGAEHTVPAGASATFEAKVAHGYRNDGAEPVEMTMSVIIPLTR, encoded by the coding sequence GTGACGGATCTCGACCAGCTCACGCAGTCGCTCGCCCATAACCTCAAGCACTGGCGCGCCGAGCGCGGCTACACCCTCGACGCGCTGGCGGCCCGCGCCGGGGTCAGCCGCGGCATGATCATCCAGATCGAGCAGGCCCGGACCAACCCGAGCGTGGGAACCACCGTCAAGATCGCCGACGCGCTCGGCGTCAGCATCACCACGCTCCTCGACTACGAACAGGGCCCGCAGGTGCGGATCGTGACACCGGACGAGGCGGTCCGGCTGTGGTCCACCGACGCCGGCAGCTCCACCACGCTCCTCGTCGGCGCCGAGGCGCCCGGCCCCTACGAGCTGTGGGACTGGCGGTTGATGCCGGGCGACAGCAGCGCCTCCGATCCGCATCCGCCCGGCACCGTGGAGCTGCTGCACGTACGGGCCGGCACGCTGACGCTGATCGTGGACGGCGCGGAGCACACGGTGCCGGCCGGCGCCTCGGCGACATTCGAGGCCAAGGTCGCGCACGGCTACCGCAACGACGGTGCGGAACCGGTCGAGATGACCATGTCGGTGATCATCCCGCTCACCCGCTGA
- a CDS encoding DMT family transporter yields the protein MTAVFALATSLLWGLADFGGGLLTRRLQALTVVVVSQVLAAVVLGAVVLATGGWREAGPQLWFAVGAGVVGPAAMLCFYRALALGPMGVVSPLAALGTVLVPLGVGIVAGERPGLLQATGMVVAVIGVVLAGGPRVSGASVARQTLVLTLVSALGFGAVMALISEASTTVTGLFLALFVQRVCNVAVGGAALYASVRRGTPALPEGGLPALRSALPALGFVGIADVAANGTYALAAQNGPVTMAAVLASLYPVVTSLAALGILKERLRAIQTAGASLALVGSVLLASGASGN from the coding sequence ATGACAGCGGTCTTCGCCCTGGCCACCAGCCTTCTGTGGGGGCTCGCCGACTTCGGCGGGGGACTGCTCACCCGCCGCCTGCAGGCACTGACCGTGGTGGTCGTCTCGCAGGTACTGGCCGCCGTGGTGCTGGGCGCGGTGGTGCTGGCCACCGGCGGCTGGCGGGAGGCCGGGCCGCAGCTGTGGTTCGCGGTCGGGGCGGGCGTCGTAGGGCCCGCCGCCATGCTCTGCTTCTACCGCGCCCTGGCGCTCGGCCCCATGGGCGTGGTCTCCCCGCTCGCCGCACTCGGCACCGTCCTCGTCCCGCTCGGGGTCGGGATCGTGGCGGGCGAGCGGCCGGGGCTGCTGCAGGCCACCGGCATGGTCGTGGCCGTGATCGGCGTGGTGCTGGCCGGCGGACCGCGGGTCAGCGGCGCGTCCGTGGCCCGCCAGACCCTGGTGCTGACGCTGGTGTCGGCGCTCGGGTTCGGCGCGGTGATGGCCCTGATCTCGGAGGCCTCCACGACCGTGACCGGCCTCTTCCTGGCCCTGTTCGTCCAGCGGGTGTGCAACGTCGCCGTCGGCGGCGCCGCCCTGTACGCGTCGGTGCGGCGCGGCACCCCGGCCCTGCCCGAGGGCGGCCTGCCGGCCCTCCGGAGCGCGCTGCCCGCGCTCGGCTTCGTCGGGATCGCCGATGTCGCCGCCAACGGCACCTACGCCCTCGCCGCCCAGAACGGCCCGGTCACCATGGCAGCGGTGCTCGCCTCGCTCTACCCCGTCGTCACCTCGCTCGCCGCACTCGGCATCCTCAAGGAGCGGCTGCGCGCGATCCAGACGGCCGGTGCCTCCCTGGCGCTGGTCGGCTCGGTGCTGCTCGCCTCGGGAGCCTCGGGAAACTGA